The region GAGGCGTATTGTGCGATCTTCGACCGGCTCGGCGTTGCGTACGAGGCGCTCCCGACATCGGAGACGGGAGCTATCGGAGGGAGCGAGTCGCACGAGTTCGTTGTGGTGGCGGCCTCGGGCGAGGACCGTCTCGTCAAATGCCCAAAATGCGGCTTCGCATCGTTTCCGGGCGAGGGCGAGTGCTTGGCGCCGGCTCAGCCGCCGGTGCGAGGGGAGTGTATCCTCGAGGAAGTATCTACTCCTGAGATGACAAGGGTCGATCAGGTTACTGAATTTCTGGGTGTCGGCACGGAGAAGCTCATCAAGACTATGATTCTTAAGAGCAGCGACGGCGGCCTGCTAGCGGGGCTTGTCAGAGGCGATCACGAGCTCAACATGACGAAGATGATGCGGGCAGTAGGCAGTAAAACACTCGAGCTCGCCTCGGCTGCCGACATCGAGTCCGCCACTGGCGGGCCGATGGGGTTTACCGGGCCGGTCGGGCTTTCGGGGATGAGGGTCTATGCCGATCGAGCTCTTGAGGGCGAGACATGCATGGTCGTTGGGGCAAATAAGAAGGATGCGCACTACGTCGGCTGCGAGGTGGGGAGGGATTTTACGCCGGACAAGTTCGTTGATATTAGAAAGATTGTGCCGGGCGATCCCTGTCCCAAGTGCGGTGCAGCGCTTGGGCGTGAGACGGGCATCGAGGTTGGGCATATATTCAAGTTGGGCACGACGTATAGCGAGGCGCTGTCGGCCAAGTTCACTGACAAAAGTGGCAGCGTGAAGCCGATACTCATGGGCTGCTATGGCCTTGGGATCGAACGGACAGTGGCGGCTGTGATTGAGCAGAGCCACGACGAGCGTGGCATCATCTGGCCAAAGAGCCTCGCCCCATATTCGGTCATCGTGGTCCCCATGCAATCGACCGAGGGCAGGCTGATGGAGCTGGCCGAGAAGTGCTATGCTATGTTGACGGAGGCTGGGGTTACGGTGTTGCTTGATGACCGTAATGTCTGGCCGGGCGTTAAGTTCGCGGATGCGGACCTTCTGGGCATCCCGACGCAGATTATCCTGGGCAAGAGGAGCGTGAGCGAGGGCAAGATCGAGCTCGTGGACCGCAAGACCAAACAGAAGCGGTTCATGCCGATTGATGTGGCTGCTGAGGCGCTTGTGGCCGCAGTTCGATGATGGTCTCGCCGAGATGTCAAAACTGTAGGTAGAGGTGTGAAACATGAAACGATTGTTTTCCAAGAGAGCTCTGGCCGCCTGCATTGTTGCGGCCTGCCTTCTTTCGATTGCCGGATGTCGGACCAAGATAGGCAAGATAGTCGCCAACCCTGACCAGTTCAAGAACAAACAGGTAGTTGTCTATGGCGAGGTAGCGAGGAAGTTACCGATCCCGTTCTTCGAGAACGCTGCCTACCTTTTGAAGGACAAAAGCGGCGAGATGTGGGTTCTGACCAAGCGGGCCTACCTTCCAGAAGTCGGCCAATGGCTGAAGGTAACCGGAGTAGTTGAGGCTGGGATAAGGGTCGGCCCGAAGGAGTTTGGGCTCGTTCTGTCGGAGCAAGAGAAACAGACCATCAAGAGCAAATAGCGACTCGAAAGAGCCGGCTAGCTCGCCGGGACCGGTCGTAAGTTGTAAGCGAGAGGTTCGCGGTTGCGGGTTGGAGGTGATTGAACCTATCAGATTTGATGCGCGGAGTTTTCCCTTTGGCGGCACGGACTGATTGTAGGTATTTCATGGGCGAGAAGCCGTGCGTTTTCAAGCGCACGTGCGATGGCTGCCCGCACTATGAGCCAAGAGGTGTGCGCGTCCTTGTGATAAAGCTCGCCGCCGTGGGAGACGTTCTGAGAACAACGCCACTGCTCAGGGGGTTGAAGGCGAAATACCCCTCATCTTTCATAACCTGGCTCACAGACGCAAAAGCGGCGGAGCTCCTGCGCTGCTGTGATCCGATCGACGTCCTGCTGCCCTACTCATTGGAGAGCGTCGTGAGGCTGCTGGCGGAGCGGTTTGACCTTCTGATCTGCCTGGATAAGGAGCCACGGGCGGCAGCTTTGGCGAGCCGGATACAGGCTCAGGAGAAGTTCGGGTTCGGGTGGTCGCTGGACGGTGTAGTGGCTCCCCTTGAAGAGCTTGCTAACTACGCATACAGACTCGGTTACGACGACGACCTGAAGTTTCACAAGAACCAGAAGAGCTATCAAGAGATAGTCTTTGAGGCGTGCGGACTTGATTACGAGCCAAGTTACGAGTACGTGTTGACGTTGCCCGAGGGCGCCAGGGCGAATGCGAGAAGGACGTTGGAGAAGCTCGGAGTGAGCCGCGATGACGTCGTGGTCGGGCTGAACACCGGTGCTGGAGAGCTTTTCGCGACGAAGGTCTGGCCGGAGCGGCATTTTGTTGAGCTTGCCAAGATGCTGCGGGAGCGGCAGGGCGCGGTTCCACTGCTGCTAGGAGGGCCGCTTGAGGTCAAGCGGAACAAACGTATAGCTGAGGCGTGCGGCGGCGTCGCCATAGACTCCGGCTGTGGGCAT is a window of bacterium DNA encoding:
- a CDS encoding glycosyltransferase family 9 protein, whose protein sequence is MGEKPCVFKRTCDGCPHYEPRGVRVLVIKLAAVGDVLRTTPLLRGLKAKYPSSFITWLTDAKAAELLRCCDPIDVLLPYSLESVVRLLAERFDLLICLDKEPRAAALASRIQAQEKFGFGWSLDGVVAPLEELANYAYRLGYDDDLKFHKNQKSYQEIVFEACGLDYEPSYEYVLTLPEGARANARRTLEKLGVSRDDVVVGLNTGAGELFATKVWPERHFVELAKMLRERQGAVPLLLGGPLEVKRNKRIAEACGGVAIDSGCGHSLTDFAALVACCSVVVSADTLAMHLAIGAKRPVVVVMGPTCPEEIELYGRGTKIVSGAPCAPCYRQTCDKGHICMEDILAEEVLGAVAELLRVNAR
- a CDS encoding proline--tRNA ligase; the protein is MRFSEAFIPTLKEAPADAVSESHKLMVRAGMIRQAASGVYSYLPFGYAVVQKLKRIVREEMNRAGGQEFLLPALQPTDIWQRSGRLEAYGEDVFRFRDRHGHEMLLGPTHEEIITLIVANEIRSWADLPKMFYQIQTKFRDEPRPRFGVLRTREFTMKDMYSFDADQKGLDRSYQRMFEAYCAIFDRLGVAYEALPTSETGAIGGSESHEFVVVAASGEDRLVKCPKCGFASFPGEGECLAPAQPPVRGECILEEVSTPEMTRVDQVTEFLGVGTEKLIKTMILKSSDGGLLAGLVRGDHELNMTKMMRAVGSKTLELASAADIESATGGPMGFTGPVGLSGMRVYADRALEGETCMVVGANKKDAHYVGCEVGRDFTPDKFVDIRKIVPGDPCPKCGAALGRETGIEVGHIFKLGTTYSEALSAKFTDKSGSVKPILMGCYGLGIERTVAAVIEQSHDERGIIWPKSLAPYSVIVVPMQSTEGRLMELAEKCYAMLTEAGVTVLLDDRNVWPGVKFADADLLGIPTQIILGKRSVSEGKIELVDRKTKQKRFMPIDVAAEALVAAVR